The DNA region CAACCAGGAATGTCATCCTGAAGGAGCCCCAGCGACTGAAGGATCTGCGGGTGGGTCGTGAGCGTCAGCCGGACTCACGCTCGCATTCAACCCGCAGATCCTTCGGGTCGCTTTAGGCTCCCCTCAGGATGACATTCCACGTTTCAAGTAAATGCACACTGAATCGACAGATTTGGTATCAGGAGCTCTCGGGTGACACGGCCCAGCCGCCGAATGCCCCTCGGCGGACGGTCGTTCCCGCGGCCGCCGCGGGCGCTTCTACGGCAGCTCGCCCACGAGGATCCGGGCGAGCTTCGCCGGGTCGATGTTGCCGCCCGAGACGACGCACACCACCCGCCGCGCGTCCGCGGCACCCTTGAGCGCCGCGGCGACGGAAGCGGCGCCCGCCCCCTCCGCCACCACGTGGGTCCGCTCGACCAGCAGCCGGATCGCGGCCGCGACCTCTTCGAGCGAGACGGCCAGCGCACCCGCCAGCAGCGTGCTCGCCAGCGGCCAGATCTCGGCGAGCACGCTCTTCCCCCCGATGCCGTCCACGAAGCTGGCGACGTACTCGCACGCCGCCGCCCGCCCCTCCGCCAGCGAGGCGCGCAGCGGCGCGGCCGTCTCCACCTCGCAGGCGTACACCTTCGCCTCGGGCCGCAGCGCGCGGGCAGCCGCCGCGATCCCCACCGACAGCCCGCCTCCGCCGTAGGGGACCAGGACCGCGTCGGCGTCCGGCAGGTCCTCGAGGATCTCGAGCGCGACGGTGCCGTTGCCAGCCATCACCGCCCGGTCCGACACCGGGTGCACGAAGACCCCCTCGATCCCGGGGTACTCGTGCTCCACCAGCACCTGCCACCAGCGGTCGAACGGGACCTTCACCATGCGGCCGCCGAGGCGCTCGACGGCCGCCAGCTTGGTCTGCGGGGCGTGATCGGGAACCACCACCGTGCAGGGCACGCCGAACTCGCGCGCCAGCCATGCCACGCCCTGCGCCATGTTGCCGGCGCTGGCGGTGTAGACGCCGCGCCGCAGCAGGTCGCGCGGCGCGCTGAGCATCACGTTGGCGGCGCCGCGCAGCTTGAACGAGCCGATCGGCTGCAGGTTCTCGAGCTTCAGCCACACCTCGGGGGCGCCGGCCGGGAGGTGGAGCCGCACCAGCGGCGTGCGCAGCGCCACCCCTCGCAGCCGCCGCGCCGCGTCGCGCACCTCGTCGAGGGTGGGGGCGGAGAGTTCGCGGACCCCTGCCGGCATGCTGCCTCCGTGAAGGTTCGAAACGTCGGGATGTCGCCGTGCCGCGGCGTGCGCGCGCCGCCGTCTTCGTCAGTCGCCGCGCCGCTCGCCACCCAGCTCGAGGCGTGTCCCGGTGCCGTCGGCGGTCGCCCGCGCGAAGACCAGGCGTGCGGCCGCGAGGTCCTCCACGGCCACTCCCACGGACTCGAAGAGGGTGATCTCCTCCGGCGACCGCCGCCCCGGGTCGCCGCCGAGCAGGACCTCGCCGAGCTCGGCGACGATGTGGTCGTCCCCCACCACGCCCTCGTCGCGGGCCTGGAGGAAGTCGCCGGCCTCGGCCAGCGCCGACTCGCGCCGGTCCACGAAGAGCCGGGCCCGGCGCACCGCCTCGGCGTCGAGCTCGCGCGCCGCCCGCTGGCTGGCTCCCACCGCGTTCACGTGCGCTCCCGGCGCCAGCCACTCCCCGCGCAGCACCGGCTCACGGGACGAGGTGACGGTGCACACCAGCGAAGCACCACGCACCGCGTCTTCCGCCCGTTCGACCGGTTCCACCGCCTCGCCCAGGCGCTCGCGCGCGGTCCGGGCGAAGCTCTGCGCCCGCTCGGCGCGGCGGCTCCAGACGCGGATGCGGGCCAGCGGCCGCGCCACGCGCATCGCCTCCAGGTGCGTCAGCGCCTGCACTCCCGCCCCCAGCAGCGCGAGGTCGGCCGGGCCCTCGCGCGCCAGCGCCCGCGTCGCGACCCCCGAGGCGGCGGCGGTGCGGATGGCCGTGATGGAACTGGCGTCGAGCACCGCCAGCAGGCGGCCGTCGGCGGTATCGAAGAGCAGCACCGCCCCCTGGTGGGAGTCCAGCCGCGACCCCTCGTTCCCGGGAAAGACGGTGATCACCTTGATCCCGAGCGTCGCGGGCTCCCCGACATAGGCGGGCATCGCGCCGAACACGCCGCGGCCGTCCGGGAGCGACACGATGGTGCGGAGCGGCAGCCGCGCGTTGCCGGCGGAGAGCGCCCGCAATGCGCCGGCAACCGCCTCCATGCAGTCGGGCATCGGAAGCAGTGCCTGGACCTCTGCCTGGGAGAGTACGAGGATGTCCATGGAAGTCAGCGGGGATGGCCATCGCCGCCGGGTCGCGCGAGAGCGGCCCGGGCGGGTCGAAGCGGTGACCTCCCGCCCGCAAGCCAGGTACTCTCCCGCCCGCGGCTCGACTCGCTCACGGGATCATGGGAAACCGCCGAGGCGCGCATCTCTCCTCTCCTGGCTCAGCACGGCCGCATGGCGAGGGCCGGCTCGACGAGCGCACGAAAAGGCTGTCCGCCTCAACGGCAGAAAGGGGGCTGTCGCTGTCCACCCACCAGTGAAGCACCGGTACGAACGTCGCGGCGATCCAGCGAACACGAGCTCCGGTGGAGCGTAGCCCTTCCGCACAGCGCACGCCGCGCAGCGCTTTCCCGAGCTCGTTCCCGATGAGTTCGGCGACCGCGCGCCGAAGGCGCTCGTGCACCTCCCGCCCGTCCCCGTGGCCCCATGGCCCCTCGCGCGGCGACGCGATGTTTCTCGACTGCTCGAAGATCGGAAGACTGAACCAGAGAACGTCGCCGCGCGGCCGTCCTCCGCCTGCCCCCCGCCCCGACCGCGGCACGTGATGAATACAGCTGAGCAGCAGGTTCGTCCTTGCCGCCGAAGTGTGTATAGAAGGTCGATCGGCCAACGTTGGCGCGATGGCTGCCCCGCTCCGACAGCCCGTCGCAGGCAGCTACAATATTCGGCTGGTGTGGGGACGGAACAAGAAAGACGTGACCGCGCGACATTGAAGAGGAGATCGGCACGGTGCCCGCCATCGGGTTGTCCTCACGGTCGCGCGGACGACCTCCCGTCGCCTCCCGGCGGCGCT from Longimicrobium sp. includes:
- a CDS encoding pyridoxal-phosphate dependent enzyme — translated: MPAGVRELSAPTLDEVRDAARRLRGVALRTPLVRLHLPAGAPEVWLKLENLQPIGSFKLRGAANVMLSAPRDLLRRGVYTASAGNMAQGVAWLAREFGVPCTVVVPDHAPQTKLAAVERLGGRMVKVPFDRWWQVLVEHEYPGIEGVFVHPVSDRAVMAGNGTVALEILEDLPDADAVLVPYGGGGLSVGIAAAARALRPEAKVYACEVETAAPLRASLAEGRAAACEYVASFVDGIGGKSVLAEIWPLASTLLAGALAVSLEEVAAAIRLLVERTHVVAEGAGAASVAAALKGAADARRVVCVVSGGNIDPAKLARILVGELP
- a CDS encoding ornithine cyclodeaminase family protein, translating into MDILVLSQAEVQALLPMPDCMEAVAGALRALSAGNARLPLRTIVSLPDGRGVFGAMPAYVGEPATLGIKVITVFPGNEGSRLDSHQGAVLLFDTADGRLLAVLDASSITAIRTAAASGVATRALAREGPADLALLGAGVQALTHLEAMRVARPLARIRVWSRRAERAQSFARTARERLGEAVEPVERAEDAVRGASLVCTVTSSREPVLRGEWLAPGAHVNAVGASQRAARELDAEAVRRARLFVDRRESALAEAGDFLQARDEGVVGDDHIVAELGEVLLGGDPGRRSPEEITLFESVGVAVEDLAAARLVFARATADGTGTRLELGGERRGD